One genomic window of Polyodon spathula isolate WHYD16114869_AA chromosome 8, ASM1765450v1, whole genome shotgun sequence includes the following:
- the LOC121320211 gene encoding odorant receptor 131-2-like, with the protein MVVNDMLQLTVAVTLHVVCYTVYSINVSVCLLLLLLASFATMNAPLSLAAMAIERYVAICNPLRHSQICTVHRTRILIAMIWAAGLAPSASDLFILLAMQPPSFFQSSVLCYSRNIFKSQYLLYKNQASNAVYLSCVGLTVMYTYIRVLFAAKAATTDRSSAAKARNTILLHGAQFLMCMLSYVMPLVDFVLLGLFPAQRTAILFINYLIAYVLPRFLSPIIYGVRDEKFRKHLKGYLFRRSTFQKIAPANALSLKII; encoded by the coding sequence TGACTGTCGCAGTGACCCTGCATGTTGTCTGTTATACAGTTTATTCAATAAACGTCTCAGtctgtttattgttgttgttgcttgcTAGCTTTGCTACTATGAACGCTCCTCTGAGTCTCGCAGCGATGGCTATTGAGCGTTACGTAGCCATCTGCAACCCCTTGCGACACTCTCAGATCTGCACGGTGCACAGGACTCGCATTCTCATTGCTATGATCTGGGCTGCAGGTCTCGCTCCTTCTGCATCGGATTTGTTTATTCTTCTAGCAATGCAACCCCCAAGTTTTTTTCAGTCTTCGGTTTTGTGTTATAGTCGAAACATTTTTAAGTCCCAGTATCTGCTTTATAAAAACCAAGCTTCCAATGCAGTATATTTATCTTGTGTTGGGCTTACTGTCATGTACACGTACATCAGAGTCTTGTTTGCAGCGAAGGCAGCCACCACTGACAGATCTTCTGCTGCAAAGGCTCGCAACACCATCCTGCTGCACGGAGCCCAGTTCTTAATGTGCATGCTTTCATATGTCATGCCATTGGTAGACTTTGTTTTGCTCGGTTTATTCCCTGCACAGCGCACGGCtattctgtttattaattatttgatAGCCTATGTTTTACCAAGATTCCTGAGTCCTATAATCTACGGTGTCAGAGATGAGAAGTTCAGAAAGCACTTGAAGGGGTATCTGTTCCGCAGATCAACGTTTCAAAAGATAGCACCTGCTAATGCACTCAGTCTAAAGATTATATAA